Proteins co-encoded in one Arachis stenosperma cultivar V10309 chromosome 7, arast.V10309.gnm1.PFL2, whole genome shotgun sequence genomic window:
- the LOC130941857 gene encoding LOW QUALITY PROTEIN: uncharacterized protein LOC130941857 (The sequence of the model RefSeq protein was modified relative to this genomic sequence to represent the inferred CDS: inserted 1 base in 1 codon; substituted 2 bases at 2 genomic stop codons) — protein sequence MSASGTEEERPELVCQLEHVQGLVDALSAVRWKRHQDAVLELSEHGIVLVVQESGCLQAKLYLKRELFVRYDYNAQVRPRFGLSLGIFVECLNAFSVPAHSTPIQIQYPGPDMQLLLKSVDSMDASICAEIRTRIPETIAWDYNFEPAGTNPLTFTVKVNYPFNDLVSNXSXSIKQIRIQXVTLRAEGHGDLQIDFLYYANSDLLVAFQCDHRVSVKYKYKFLKATTSNMPSSVIKENRGSKLSIGRAGMLKVQHLVSIAKPLASHSYVDSIGYQQPSRVAHIEFFVKPEESDDSTND from the exons ATGAGCGCGTCGGGTACAGAGGAGGAGAGGCCAGAGCTTGTGTGCCAGCTTGAACACGTTCAAGGCCTTGTTGACGCCCTCTCCGCCGTTCGATGGAAGCGCCACCAGGACGCCGTCTTGGAGTTATCCGAACACGGCATTGTCCTCGTCGTTCAAGAAAGCGGTTGCCTCCAAGCCAAGCTTTATCTCAAACGCGAG CTGTTCGTTCGCTATGATTATAACGCTCAAGTACGACCTCGTTTTGGACTTAGTTTGGGGATTTTTGTGGAATGCTTGAATGCTTTCTCGGTTCCTGCTCACTCCACCCCCATTCAGATTCAATATCCAGGTCCTGATATGCAGCTTCTCCTCAA ATCTGTAGATTCGATGGATGCAAGCATTTGTGCAGAGATCAGAACAAGAATTCCCGAAACAATTGCATGGGACTACAATTTTGAACCAGCTGGGACAAATCCCTTAACCTTTACCGTTAAGGTAAACTATCCCTTCAATGACTTGGTATCTAACTAAT CATCAATCAAACAAATTCGAATTCAATGAGTTACATTAAGAGCCGAAGGACATGGAGACTTGCAG ATAGACTTCCTGTATTATGCAAATTCTGATCTATTAGTGGCATTTCAGTGTGATCATCGAGTTTCAGTGAA GTATAAATATAAGTTCTTGAAAGCAACAACTTCTAATATGCCTAGCAGTGTGATTAAAGAAAATAGAGGAAGCAAGTTAAGCATAGGGAGGGCTGGAATGTTGAAAGTTCAGCATTTGGTTTCAATTGCCAAACCATTAGCCTCACATTCCTATGTTGATTCTATAGGCTATCAGCAACCTAGTCGAGTAGCTCATATTGAATTTTTCGTCAAACCAGAGGAAAGTGACGACTCAACTAATGATTAA
- the LOC130941595 gene encoding nicotianamine synthase-like codes for MASFQSFNFDTQIPSEVLISQIMQLHASISKLESLRPSKQVNSLFTNLVKLCILPSSIEIESLPQDVKIARESLIDLCGRAEGLMELEFSTFISHTPNPMKNLILFPYYGNYVKLANMENKILKDNGVAHPKKVAFVGSGPMPLTSIIMATHHMESTHFDNFDIDQKANEVARTIVASDSGLEKRMKFETHDIMDVKERLSEYDCLFLAALVGMSREAKLKILGHIRKYMKEGGFLLVRSAKGARAFLYPIVEEHDMVDFEVLTIFHPTNDVINSVVLLRKPKA; via the exons ATGGCTTCATTCCAAAGCTTCAACTTTGATACCCAAATTCCATCAGAGGTCCTTATATCTCAAATCATGCAACTTCATGCAAGCATCTCCAAGCTAGAATCCCTTAGACCTTCAAAACAAGTCAATAGCCTCTTCACTAACCTAGTGAAACTATGCATCCTCCCTTCATCCATTGAAATTGAGTCTTTACCCCAAGATGTGAAGATAGCTCGCGAGAGCCTCATCGACCTTTGCGGCCGCGCCGAAGGGCTCATGGAGCTTGAGTTCTCAACTTTCATAAGCCACACACCAAACCCTATGAAAAACCTCATACTCTTCCCTTACTATGGCAACTATGTGAAGCTAGCAAACATGGAGAACAAGATCCTCAAGGATAACGGTGTGGCACATCCAAAGAAG GTGGCCTTTGTTGGATCAGGACCAATGCCACTCACTTCCATTATAATGGCCACACACCACATGGAATCAACGCACTTCGACAACTTCGACATCGACCAGAAGGCTAACGAGGTGGCTAGGACGATTGTGGCCTCAGATTCAGGTCTTGAGAAGAGGATGAAGTTTGAAACTCATGACATCATGGATGTGAAAGAGAGGCTGAGCGAATATGATTGCTTATTCTTGGCAGCACTTGTTGGGATGTCAAGAGAAGCAAAACTGAAGATTTTGGGACATATTAGGAAGTACATGAAGGAAGGTGGTTTTTTGCTTGTGAGGAGTGCAAAGGGTGCTAGGGCTTTCTTGTACCCTATTGTTGAAGAACATGACATGGTGGATTTTGAGGTTCTTACCATATTTCACCCCACAAATGATGTTATCAACTCGGTTGTTCTTCTTCGCAAGCCTAAAGCTTAA